The following coding sequences are from one Augochlora pura isolate Apur16 chromosome 6, APUR_v2.2.1, whole genome shotgun sequence window:
- the LOC144470796 gene encoding uncharacterized protein LOC144470796 isoform X1: MAQLISVKLSRFDGSPWGFRLQGGKDFGTPLVVQKVNSGSPAEAAGLKAGDAVIRVNSTEMYNLRHKDAQDVIVRAGNNFEVTVQRGGGTWKPHVTPLGSSMPSPSPTSMGNITPVTKTSLAAKKQDGSHIGSGHNFSPKPFLNGTGDSIKSIVNKQYNSPVGIYSEETIAETLSAQAEVLAGGVLGVNFKKNEKNYNAENSEVFKMVQEADKEPKTPEPVHPRTEFYSSVSHAVGGRATSPRSPTPLFHALHGTPAFNSNENSWIRAPQRQDSSPSSDTSIVRCSNCDRVIVGVFVRIKEKNLHVECFKCSTCGTSLKNVGYYNINNKLYCDIHAKLVARQNAPAGMVPITVPPGGRAPASTISAALANAPLSPPLSNHASSPLPFSAYNRSSPDYGSPNLQVSSPNRNGCITNGECHWESKTFTSTITIQTGCTEPTRLGTSPVEPPSFRSVQAPASNNLIGPKPFGGSSTLPSNLSSPPPLINSGSSTLPRPQSQTVTGLISALAKPKSAPFTGTGVGGLGGAGSKSGTFAGSSAPKRGRGILNQAGGPGSRVPLCAHCNSYVRGPFITALGQIWCPEHFVCVNTQCRRPLQDIGFVEEKGQLYCEYCFERFIAPSCNKCNNKIKGDCLNAIGKHFHPECFKCTYCGKLFGNSPFFLEEGLPYCEADWNELFTTKCFACGFPVEAGDRWVEALNNNYHSQCFNCTMCRKNLEGQSFYAKGGRPFCKNHAR, encoded by the exons ATGGCCCAGCTGATCAGCGTGAAGTTGTCCAGATTCGACGGGTCCCCATGGGGCTTTCGCCTGCAGGGCGGCAAGGACTTTGGCACCCCGCTCGTCGTCCAGAAG GTGAATAGCGGCTCACCGGCGGAAGCAGCTGGCTTGAAGGCCGGCGACGCAGTAATCAGGGTGAACAGCACCGAAATGTACAATCTGAGGCACAAGGACGCGCAGGACGTGATCGTCAGAGCCGGCAACAATTTCGAGGTCACCGTACAAAG AGGTGGAGGCACATGGAAGCCGCACGTGACGCCTCTGGGTTCCAGCatgccgtcgccgtcgcccaCCTCGATGGGCAACATTACTCCAGTTACGAAGACGTCGTTGGCAGCGAAGAAACAGGATGGATCGCACATCGGCAGCGGGCACAACTTCAGTCCAAAACCATTC TTGAACGGAACGGGTGACTCGATCAAGTCTATCGTGAACAAACAATACAACAGTCCTGTGGGAATCTACAGCGAGGAAACCATCGCGGAGACGCTCTCCGCGCAGGCTGAGGTCCTGGCTGGAGGTGTCCTCGG GGTGAACTTCAAAAAGAACGAGAAGAATTACAACGCTGAGAACAGCGAGGTATTCAAGATGGTTCAGGAAGCAGACAAGGAACCAAAGACTCCCGAGCCTG TTCATCCGAGAACAGAGTTTTACTCGTCGGTGAGCCACGCGGTTGGCGGAAGGGCCACCTCGCCGAGGTCACCCACGCCTCTATTCCATGCGCTCCACGGCACTCCGGCCTTCAATTCCAATGAAAATTCGTGGATACGTGCGCCGCAACGACAGGACTCCTCCCCATCTTCGGACACTTCGATCGTCCGTTGTAGCAACTGTGACCGAGTGATCGT GGGCGTCTTCGTTAGGATCAAGGAGAAGAACCTGCACGTGGAGTGCTTCAAATGCTCGACCTGCGGCACCTCCTTGAAAAACGTCGGCTACTACAACATCAACAACAAATTGTACTGCGACATTCATGCGAAACTAGTCGCCAGGCAAAACGCACCTGCTGGCATGGTTCCAATCACCGTACCGCC AGGCGGAAGGGCTCCTGCCAGCACGATTTCCGCTGCGCTGGCGAACGCGCCGCTCTCTCCACCCCTGAGCAACCACGCGTCTTCACCGCTGCCATTCTCT GCTTACAATCGCTCGAGTCCAGATTACGGATCCCCGAATCTTCAAGTATCGTCCCCGAATAGGAACGGCTGCATCACGAACGGCGAGTGCCACTGGGAATCGAAAACGTTTACGAGCACGATCACCATACAGACCGGTTGCACAGAG CCCACCCGCCTTGGCACATCGCCCGTCGAACCACCCAGTTTCCGATCAGTCCAG GCGCCAGCCTCCAACAACCTGATTGGTCCGAAGCCGTTTGGAGGATCAAGCACTCTGCCGTCGAACCTGTCGTCGCCTCCTCCGTTGATCAACTCGGGAAGCAGCACTCTGCCACGACCTCAGAGTCAGACTGTGACTG GTCTGATCTCCGCCCTGGCAAAGCCAAAAAGTGCACCCTTCACAG GTACCGGAGTCGGTGGCCTCGGTGGTGCCGGGTCGAAGAGCGGAACCTTCGCCGGCAGCAGCGCGCCTAAACGCGGACGGGGCATCCTGAATCAAGCAGGTGGACCGGGATCGCGAGTGCCCCTCTGCGCTCATTGCAACTCTTACGTCAG GGGACCGTTCATCACCGCGCTGGGACAGATATGGTGTCCCGAGCACTTCGTCTGCGTGAACACGCAATGCCGTCGACCCCTTCAGGACATAGGGTTCGTCGAGGAGAAGGGACAACTCTACTGCGAGTACTGCTTCGAACGCTTCATCGCACCGAGCTGCAACAAATGCAACAACAAAATCAAAGGC GACTGCCTGAACGCGATTGGAAAGCACTTCCACCCTGAATGCTTCAAGTGCACGTATTGCGGCAAACTGTTCGGTAACAGCCCGTTCTTCCTCGAAGAAGGACTGCCCTACTGCGAAGCCG ATTGGAACGAGCTGTTCACGACAAAGTGTTTCGCGTGCGGATTCCCCGTCGAGGCTGGAGATCGCTGGGTAGAGGCCCTGAACAATAATTACCACAGCCAATGCTTCAACTGCACG
- the LOC144470796 gene encoding uncharacterized protein LOC144470796 isoform X3 yields MAQLISVKLSRFDGSPWGFRLQGGKDFGTPLVVQKVNSGSPAEAAGLKAGDAVIRVNSTEMYNLRHKDAQDVIVRAGNNFEVTVQRGGGTWKPHVTPLGSSMPSPSPTSMGNITPVTKTSLAAKKQDGSHIGSGHNFSPKPFLNGTGDSIKSIVNKQYNSPVGIYSEETIAETLSAQAEVLAGGVLGVNFKKNEKNYNAENSEVFKMVQEADKEPKTPEPVHPRTEFYSSVSHAVGGRATSPRSPTPLFHALHGTPAFNSNENSWIRAPQRQDSSPSSDTSIVRCSNCDRVIVGVFVRIKEKNLHVECFKCSTCGTSLKNVGYYNINNKLYCDIHAKLVARQNAPAGMVPITVPPGGRAPASTISAALANAPLSPPLSNHASSPLPFSAYNRSSPDYGSPNLQVSSPNRNGCITNGECHWESKTFTSTITIQTGCTEPTRLGTSPVEPPSFRSVQAPASNNLIGPKPFGGSSTLPSNLSSPPPLINSGSSTLPRPQSQTVTGTGVGGLGGAGSKSGTFAGSSAPKRGRGILNQAGGPGSRVPLCAHCNSYVRGPFITALGQIWCPEHFVCVNTQCRRPLQDIGFVEEKGQLYCEYCFERFIAPSCNKCNNKIKGDCLNAIGKHFHPECFKCTYCGKLFGNSPFFLEEGLPYCEADWNELFTTKCFACGFPVEAGDRWVEALNNNYHSQCFNCTMCRKNLEGQSFYAKGGRPFCKNHAR; encoded by the exons ATGGCCCAGCTGATCAGCGTGAAGTTGTCCAGATTCGACGGGTCCCCATGGGGCTTTCGCCTGCAGGGCGGCAAGGACTTTGGCACCCCGCTCGTCGTCCAGAAG GTGAATAGCGGCTCACCGGCGGAAGCAGCTGGCTTGAAGGCCGGCGACGCAGTAATCAGGGTGAACAGCACCGAAATGTACAATCTGAGGCACAAGGACGCGCAGGACGTGATCGTCAGAGCCGGCAACAATTTCGAGGTCACCGTACAAAG AGGTGGAGGCACATGGAAGCCGCACGTGACGCCTCTGGGTTCCAGCatgccgtcgccgtcgcccaCCTCGATGGGCAACATTACTCCAGTTACGAAGACGTCGTTGGCAGCGAAGAAACAGGATGGATCGCACATCGGCAGCGGGCACAACTTCAGTCCAAAACCATTC TTGAACGGAACGGGTGACTCGATCAAGTCTATCGTGAACAAACAATACAACAGTCCTGTGGGAATCTACAGCGAGGAAACCATCGCGGAGACGCTCTCCGCGCAGGCTGAGGTCCTGGCTGGAGGTGTCCTCGG GGTGAACTTCAAAAAGAACGAGAAGAATTACAACGCTGAGAACAGCGAGGTATTCAAGATGGTTCAGGAAGCAGACAAGGAACCAAAGACTCCCGAGCCTG TTCATCCGAGAACAGAGTTTTACTCGTCGGTGAGCCACGCGGTTGGCGGAAGGGCCACCTCGCCGAGGTCACCCACGCCTCTATTCCATGCGCTCCACGGCACTCCGGCCTTCAATTCCAATGAAAATTCGTGGATACGTGCGCCGCAACGACAGGACTCCTCCCCATCTTCGGACACTTCGATCGTCCGTTGTAGCAACTGTGACCGAGTGATCGT GGGCGTCTTCGTTAGGATCAAGGAGAAGAACCTGCACGTGGAGTGCTTCAAATGCTCGACCTGCGGCACCTCCTTGAAAAACGTCGGCTACTACAACATCAACAACAAATTGTACTGCGACATTCATGCGAAACTAGTCGCCAGGCAAAACGCACCTGCTGGCATGGTTCCAATCACCGTACCGCC AGGCGGAAGGGCTCCTGCCAGCACGATTTCCGCTGCGCTGGCGAACGCGCCGCTCTCTCCACCCCTGAGCAACCACGCGTCTTCACCGCTGCCATTCTCT GCTTACAATCGCTCGAGTCCAGATTACGGATCCCCGAATCTTCAAGTATCGTCCCCGAATAGGAACGGCTGCATCACGAACGGCGAGTGCCACTGGGAATCGAAAACGTTTACGAGCACGATCACCATACAGACCGGTTGCACAGAG CCCACCCGCCTTGGCACATCGCCCGTCGAACCACCCAGTTTCCGATCAGTCCAG GCGCCAGCCTCCAACAACCTGATTGGTCCGAAGCCGTTTGGAGGATCAAGCACTCTGCCGTCGAACCTGTCGTCGCCTCCTCCGTTGATCAACTCGGGAAGCAGCACTCTGCCACGACCTCAGAGTCAGACTGTGACTG GTACCGGAGTCGGTGGCCTCGGTGGTGCCGGGTCGAAGAGCGGAACCTTCGCCGGCAGCAGCGCGCCTAAACGCGGACGGGGCATCCTGAATCAAGCAGGTGGACCGGGATCGCGAGTGCCCCTCTGCGCTCATTGCAACTCTTACGTCAG GGGACCGTTCATCACCGCGCTGGGACAGATATGGTGTCCCGAGCACTTCGTCTGCGTGAACACGCAATGCCGTCGACCCCTTCAGGACATAGGGTTCGTCGAGGAGAAGGGACAACTCTACTGCGAGTACTGCTTCGAACGCTTCATCGCACCGAGCTGCAACAAATGCAACAACAAAATCAAAGGC GACTGCCTGAACGCGATTGGAAAGCACTTCCACCCTGAATGCTTCAAGTGCACGTATTGCGGCAAACTGTTCGGTAACAGCCCGTTCTTCCTCGAAGAAGGACTGCCCTACTGCGAAGCCG ATTGGAACGAGCTGTTCACGACAAAGTGTTTCGCGTGCGGATTCCCCGTCGAGGCTGGAGATCGCTGGGTAGAGGCCCTGAACAATAATTACCACAGCCAATGCTTCAACTGCACG
- the LOC144470796 gene encoding uncharacterized protein LOC144470796 isoform X2 has protein sequence MAQLISVKLSRFDGSPWGFRLQGGKDFGTPLVVQKVNSGSPAEAAGLKAGDAVIRVNSTEMYNLRHKDAQDVIVRAGNNFEVTVQRGGGTWKPHVTPLGSSMPSPSPTSMGNITPVTKTSLAAKKQDGSHIGSGHNFSPKPFLNGTGDSIKSIVNKQYNSPVGIYSEETIAETLSAQAEVLAGGVLGVNFKKNEKNYNAENSEVFKMVQEADKEPKTPEPAEPTAQSGVITPSSPALAGLRPVSSPETKQYQQQQQQQQQQQQQQQQPSTPQSSLPPGQNICAECERLIVGVFVRIKEKNLHVECFKCSTCGTSLKNVGYYNINNKLYCDIHAKLVARQNAPAGMVPITVPPGGRAPASTISAALANAPLSPPLSNHASSPLPFSAYNRSSPDYGSPNLQVSSPNRNGCITNGECHWESKTFTSTITIQTGCTEPTRLGTSPVEPPSFRSVQAPASNNLIGPKPFGGSSTLPSNLSSPPPLINSGSSTLPRPQSQTVTGLISALAKPKSAPFTGTGVGGLGGAGSKSGTFAGSSAPKRGRGILNQAGGPGSRVPLCAHCNSYVRGPFITALGQIWCPEHFVCVNTQCRRPLQDIGFVEEKGQLYCEYCFERFIAPSCNKCNNKIKGDCLNAIGKHFHPECFKCTYCGKLFGNSPFFLEEGLPYCEADWNELFTTKCFACGFPVEAGDRWVEALNNNYHSQCFNCTMCRKNLEGQSFYAKGGRPFCKNHAR, from the exons ATGGCCCAGCTGATCAGCGTGAAGTTGTCCAGATTCGACGGGTCCCCATGGGGCTTTCGCCTGCAGGGCGGCAAGGACTTTGGCACCCCGCTCGTCGTCCAGAAG GTGAATAGCGGCTCACCGGCGGAAGCAGCTGGCTTGAAGGCCGGCGACGCAGTAATCAGGGTGAACAGCACCGAAATGTACAATCTGAGGCACAAGGACGCGCAGGACGTGATCGTCAGAGCCGGCAACAATTTCGAGGTCACCGTACAAAG AGGTGGAGGCACATGGAAGCCGCACGTGACGCCTCTGGGTTCCAGCatgccgtcgccgtcgcccaCCTCGATGGGCAACATTACTCCAGTTACGAAGACGTCGTTGGCAGCGAAGAAACAGGATGGATCGCACATCGGCAGCGGGCACAACTTCAGTCCAAAACCATTC TTGAACGGAACGGGTGACTCGATCAAGTCTATCGTGAACAAACAATACAACAGTCCTGTGGGAATCTACAGCGAGGAAACCATCGCGGAGACGCTCTCCGCGCAGGCTGAGGTCCTGGCTGGAGGTGTCCTCGG GGTGAACTTCAAAAAGAACGAGAAGAATTACAACGCTGAGAACAGCGAGGTATTCAAGATGGTTCAGGAAGCAGACAAGGAACCAAAGACTCCCGAGCCTG CGGAGCCCACTGCACAGAGCGGCGTGATTacgccgtcgtcgccggcCCTGGCAGGACTAAGGCCGGTCTCCTCGCCGGAAACCAAGCAGTatcagcagcagcagcagcaacagcaacaacagcaacagcaacagcaacagcccTCGACGCCGCAATCGAGCTTGCCGCCTGGACAGAACATTTGTGCCGAATGCGAGAGGCTCATCGT GGGCGTCTTCGTTAGGATCAAGGAGAAGAACCTGCACGTGGAGTGCTTCAAATGCTCGACCTGCGGCACCTCCTTGAAAAACGTCGGCTACTACAACATCAACAACAAATTGTACTGCGACATTCATGCGAAACTAGTCGCCAGGCAAAACGCACCTGCTGGCATGGTTCCAATCACCGTACCGCC AGGCGGAAGGGCTCCTGCCAGCACGATTTCCGCTGCGCTGGCGAACGCGCCGCTCTCTCCACCCCTGAGCAACCACGCGTCTTCACCGCTGCCATTCTCT GCTTACAATCGCTCGAGTCCAGATTACGGATCCCCGAATCTTCAAGTATCGTCCCCGAATAGGAACGGCTGCATCACGAACGGCGAGTGCCACTGGGAATCGAAAACGTTTACGAGCACGATCACCATACAGACCGGTTGCACAGAG CCCACCCGCCTTGGCACATCGCCCGTCGAACCACCCAGTTTCCGATCAGTCCAG GCGCCAGCCTCCAACAACCTGATTGGTCCGAAGCCGTTTGGAGGATCAAGCACTCTGCCGTCGAACCTGTCGTCGCCTCCTCCGTTGATCAACTCGGGAAGCAGCACTCTGCCACGACCTCAGAGTCAGACTGTGACTG GTCTGATCTCCGCCCTGGCAAAGCCAAAAAGTGCACCCTTCACAG GTACCGGAGTCGGTGGCCTCGGTGGTGCCGGGTCGAAGAGCGGAACCTTCGCCGGCAGCAGCGCGCCTAAACGCGGACGGGGCATCCTGAATCAAGCAGGTGGACCGGGATCGCGAGTGCCCCTCTGCGCTCATTGCAACTCTTACGTCAG GGGACCGTTCATCACCGCGCTGGGACAGATATGGTGTCCCGAGCACTTCGTCTGCGTGAACACGCAATGCCGTCGACCCCTTCAGGACATAGGGTTCGTCGAGGAGAAGGGACAACTCTACTGCGAGTACTGCTTCGAACGCTTCATCGCACCGAGCTGCAACAAATGCAACAACAAAATCAAAGGC GACTGCCTGAACGCGATTGGAAAGCACTTCCACCCTGAATGCTTCAAGTGCACGTATTGCGGCAAACTGTTCGGTAACAGCCCGTTCTTCCTCGAAGAAGGACTGCCCTACTGCGAAGCCG ATTGGAACGAGCTGTTCACGACAAAGTGTTTCGCGTGCGGATTCCCCGTCGAGGCTGGAGATCGCTGGGTAGAGGCCCTGAACAATAATTACCACAGCCAATGCTTCAACTGCACG
- the LOC144470796 gene encoding PDZ and LIM domain protein 5-like isoform X5, whose product MAQLISVKLSRFDGSPWGFRLQGGKDFGTPLVVQKVNSGSPAEAAGLKAGDAVIRVNSTEMYNLRHKDAQDVIVRAGNNFEVTVQRGGGTWKPHVTPLGSSMPSPSPTSMGNITPVTKTSLAAKKQDGSHIGSGHNFSPKPFLNGTGDSIKSIVNKQYNSPVGIYSEETIAETLSAQAEVLAGGVLGVNFKKNEKNYNAENSEVFKMVQEADKEPKTPEPVHPRTEFYSSVSHAVGGRATSPRSPTPLFHALHGTPAFNSNENSWIRAPQRQDSSPSSDTSIVRCSNCDRVIVGVFVRIKEKNLHVECFKCSTCGTSLKNVGYYNINNKLYCDIHAKLVARQNAPAGMVPITVPPGGRAPASTISAALANAPLSPPLSNHASSPLPFSPTRLGTSPVEPPSFRSVQAPASNNLIGPKPFGGSSTLPSNLSSPPPLINSGSSTLPRPQSQTVTGLISALAKPKSAPFTGTGVGGLGGAGSKSGTFAGSSAPKRGRGILNQAGGPGSRVPLCAHCNSYVRGPFITALGQIWCPEHFVCVNTQCRRPLQDIGFVEEKGQLYCEYCFERFIAPSCNKCNNKIKGDCLNAIGKHFHPECFKCTYCGKLFGNSPFFLEEGLPYCEADWNELFTTKCFACGFPVEAGDRWVEALNNNYHSQCFNCTMCRKNLEGQSFYAKGGRPFCKNHAR is encoded by the exons ATGGCCCAGCTGATCAGCGTGAAGTTGTCCAGATTCGACGGGTCCCCATGGGGCTTTCGCCTGCAGGGCGGCAAGGACTTTGGCACCCCGCTCGTCGTCCAGAAG GTGAATAGCGGCTCACCGGCGGAAGCAGCTGGCTTGAAGGCCGGCGACGCAGTAATCAGGGTGAACAGCACCGAAATGTACAATCTGAGGCACAAGGACGCGCAGGACGTGATCGTCAGAGCCGGCAACAATTTCGAGGTCACCGTACAAAG AGGTGGAGGCACATGGAAGCCGCACGTGACGCCTCTGGGTTCCAGCatgccgtcgccgtcgcccaCCTCGATGGGCAACATTACTCCAGTTACGAAGACGTCGTTGGCAGCGAAGAAACAGGATGGATCGCACATCGGCAGCGGGCACAACTTCAGTCCAAAACCATTC TTGAACGGAACGGGTGACTCGATCAAGTCTATCGTGAACAAACAATACAACAGTCCTGTGGGAATCTACAGCGAGGAAACCATCGCGGAGACGCTCTCCGCGCAGGCTGAGGTCCTGGCTGGAGGTGTCCTCGG GGTGAACTTCAAAAAGAACGAGAAGAATTACAACGCTGAGAACAGCGAGGTATTCAAGATGGTTCAGGAAGCAGACAAGGAACCAAAGACTCCCGAGCCTG TTCATCCGAGAACAGAGTTTTACTCGTCGGTGAGCCACGCGGTTGGCGGAAGGGCCACCTCGCCGAGGTCACCCACGCCTCTATTCCATGCGCTCCACGGCACTCCGGCCTTCAATTCCAATGAAAATTCGTGGATACGTGCGCCGCAACGACAGGACTCCTCCCCATCTTCGGACACTTCGATCGTCCGTTGTAGCAACTGTGACCGAGTGATCGT GGGCGTCTTCGTTAGGATCAAGGAGAAGAACCTGCACGTGGAGTGCTTCAAATGCTCGACCTGCGGCACCTCCTTGAAAAACGTCGGCTACTACAACATCAACAACAAATTGTACTGCGACATTCATGCGAAACTAGTCGCCAGGCAAAACGCACCTGCTGGCATGGTTCCAATCACCGTACCGCC AGGCGGAAGGGCTCCTGCCAGCACGATTTCCGCTGCGCTGGCGAACGCGCCGCTCTCTCCACCCCTGAGCAACCACGCGTCTTCACCGCTGCCATTCTCT CCCACCCGCCTTGGCACATCGCCCGTCGAACCACCCAGTTTCCGATCAGTCCAG GCGCCAGCCTCCAACAACCTGATTGGTCCGAAGCCGTTTGGAGGATCAAGCACTCTGCCGTCGAACCTGTCGTCGCCTCCTCCGTTGATCAACTCGGGAAGCAGCACTCTGCCACGACCTCAGAGTCAGACTGTGACTG GTCTGATCTCCGCCCTGGCAAAGCCAAAAAGTGCACCCTTCACAG GTACCGGAGTCGGTGGCCTCGGTGGTGCCGGGTCGAAGAGCGGAACCTTCGCCGGCAGCAGCGCGCCTAAACGCGGACGGGGCATCCTGAATCAAGCAGGTGGACCGGGATCGCGAGTGCCCCTCTGCGCTCATTGCAACTCTTACGTCAG GGGACCGTTCATCACCGCGCTGGGACAGATATGGTGTCCCGAGCACTTCGTCTGCGTGAACACGCAATGCCGTCGACCCCTTCAGGACATAGGGTTCGTCGAGGAGAAGGGACAACTCTACTGCGAGTACTGCTTCGAACGCTTCATCGCACCGAGCTGCAACAAATGCAACAACAAAATCAAAGGC GACTGCCTGAACGCGATTGGAAAGCACTTCCACCCTGAATGCTTCAAGTGCACGTATTGCGGCAAACTGTTCGGTAACAGCCCGTTCTTCCTCGAAGAAGGACTGCCCTACTGCGAAGCCG ATTGGAACGAGCTGTTCACGACAAAGTGTTTCGCGTGCGGATTCCCCGTCGAGGCTGGAGATCGCTGGGTAGAGGCCCTGAACAATAATTACCACAGCCAATGCTTCAACTGCACG
- the LOC144470796 gene encoding PDZ and LIM domain protein 5-like isoform X6, with protein MAQLISVKLSRFDGSPWGFRLQGGKDFGTPLVVQKVNSGSPAEAAGLKAGDAVIRVNSTEMYNLRHKDAQDVIVRAGNNFEVTVQRGGGTWKPHVTPLGSSMPSPSPTSMGNITPVTKTSLAAKKQDGSHIGSGHNFSPKPFLNGTGDSIKSIVNKQYNSPVGIYSEETIAETLSAQAEVLAGGVLGVNFKKNEKNYNAENSEVFKMVQEADKEPKTPEPVHPRTEFYSSVSHAVGGRATSPRSPTPLFHALHGTPAFNSNENSWIRAPQRQDSSPSSDTSIVRCSNCDRVIVGVFVRIKEKNLHVECFKCSTCGTSLKNVGYYNINNKLYCDIHAKLVARQNAPAGMVPITVPPGGRAPASTISAALANAPLSPPLSNHASSPLPFSAPASNNLIGPKPFGGSSTLPSNLSSPPPLINSGSSTLPRPQSQTVTGLISALAKPKSAPFTGTGVGGLGGAGSKSGTFAGSSAPKRGRGILNQAGGPGSRVPLCAHCNSYVRGPFITALGQIWCPEHFVCVNTQCRRPLQDIGFVEEKGQLYCEYCFERFIAPSCNKCNNKIKGDCLNAIGKHFHPECFKCTYCGKLFGNSPFFLEEGLPYCEADWNELFTTKCFACGFPVEAGDRWVEALNNNYHSQCFNCTMCRKNLEGQSFYAKGGRPFCKNHAR; from the exons ATGGCCCAGCTGATCAGCGTGAAGTTGTCCAGATTCGACGGGTCCCCATGGGGCTTTCGCCTGCAGGGCGGCAAGGACTTTGGCACCCCGCTCGTCGTCCAGAAG GTGAATAGCGGCTCACCGGCGGAAGCAGCTGGCTTGAAGGCCGGCGACGCAGTAATCAGGGTGAACAGCACCGAAATGTACAATCTGAGGCACAAGGACGCGCAGGACGTGATCGTCAGAGCCGGCAACAATTTCGAGGTCACCGTACAAAG AGGTGGAGGCACATGGAAGCCGCACGTGACGCCTCTGGGTTCCAGCatgccgtcgccgtcgcccaCCTCGATGGGCAACATTACTCCAGTTACGAAGACGTCGTTGGCAGCGAAGAAACAGGATGGATCGCACATCGGCAGCGGGCACAACTTCAGTCCAAAACCATTC TTGAACGGAACGGGTGACTCGATCAAGTCTATCGTGAACAAACAATACAACAGTCCTGTGGGAATCTACAGCGAGGAAACCATCGCGGAGACGCTCTCCGCGCAGGCTGAGGTCCTGGCTGGAGGTGTCCTCGG GGTGAACTTCAAAAAGAACGAGAAGAATTACAACGCTGAGAACAGCGAGGTATTCAAGATGGTTCAGGAAGCAGACAAGGAACCAAAGACTCCCGAGCCTG TTCATCCGAGAACAGAGTTTTACTCGTCGGTGAGCCACGCGGTTGGCGGAAGGGCCACCTCGCCGAGGTCACCCACGCCTCTATTCCATGCGCTCCACGGCACTCCGGCCTTCAATTCCAATGAAAATTCGTGGATACGTGCGCCGCAACGACAGGACTCCTCCCCATCTTCGGACACTTCGATCGTCCGTTGTAGCAACTGTGACCGAGTGATCGT GGGCGTCTTCGTTAGGATCAAGGAGAAGAACCTGCACGTGGAGTGCTTCAAATGCTCGACCTGCGGCACCTCCTTGAAAAACGTCGGCTACTACAACATCAACAACAAATTGTACTGCGACATTCATGCGAAACTAGTCGCCAGGCAAAACGCACCTGCTGGCATGGTTCCAATCACCGTACCGCC AGGCGGAAGGGCTCCTGCCAGCACGATTTCCGCTGCGCTGGCGAACGCGCCGCTCTCTCCACCCCTGAGCAACCACGCGTCTTCACCGCTGCCATTCTCT GCGCCAGCCTCCAACAACCTGATTGGTCCGAAGCCGTTTGGAGGATCAAGCACTCTGCCGTCGAACCTGTCGTCGCCTCCTCCGTTGATCAACTCGGGAAGCAGCACTCTGCCACGACCTCAGAGTCAGACTGTGACTG GTCTGATCTCCGCCCTGGCAAAGCCAAAAAGTGCACCCTTCACAG GTACCGGAGTCGGTGGCCTCGGTGGTGCCGGGTCGAAGAGCGGAACCTTCGCCGGCAGCAGCGCGCCTAAACGCGGACGGGGCATCCTGAATCAAGCAGGTGGACCGGGATCGCGAGTGCCCCTCTGCGCTCATTGCAACTCTTACGTCAG GGGACCGTTCATCACCGCGCTGGGACAGATATGGTGTCCCGAGCACTTCGTCTGCGTGAACACGCAATGCCGTCGACCCCTTCAGGACATAGGGTTCGTCGAGGAGAAGGGACAACTCTACTGCGAGTACTGCTTCGAACGCTTCATCGCACCGAGCTGCAACAAATGCAACAACAAAATCAAAGGC GACTGCCTGAACGCGATTGGAAAGCACTTCCACCCTGAATGCTTCAAGTGCACGTATTGCGGCAAACTGTTCGGTAACAGCCCGTTCTTCCTCGAAGAAGGACTGCCCTACTGCGAAGCCG ATTGGAACGAGCTGTTCACGACAAAGTGTTTCGCGTGCGGATTCCCCGTCGAGGCTGGAGATCGCTGGGTAGAGGCCCTGAACAATAATTACCACAGCCAATGCTTCAACTGCACG